The genomic region TGCTCGGGTTGGTCAAAGAGGGCAGTGGCGTTGCAGCCAACGTACTGAAAAATCTCGACGTCGATTTGCGGAAGATCCGCCTCGAAGTCGAAAAGCTTGTCCAAAGCGGTCCCGAAATGGTGACCGTCGGCAAGCTGCCACAAACTCCACGTGCCAAGAAAGTCATCGAATACTCGATGGAAGAGGCACGCAACCTAAACCATTCTTACGTCGGCACCGAGCACATCCTGCTCGGCTTGTTGCGTGAACAGGAAGGCGTCGCCGCGCAAGTCCTGATGAATCTGGGCTTGAAGCTGGAAGACGTTCGCGAAGAAGTCCTGAACCTGCTTGGCCACGGCCTCGAAGGTGCCGAAGTCGGCGAACGCGGCGGTCGCTCCGGCGACGGCGAAAGCAGCTCCGGCGGAAGCTCGGGAAGCGGCAAGTCGGGCAAAAGCAAGACTCCAGCTCTGGACAGCTTTGGTCGAGACCTGACCGAACTCGCCAAGAAAGGTGAACTCGATCCAGTCATCGGACGCGAACGAGAAATCGAACGCGCCATCCAAATTCTTTGCCGCCGTACCAAGAACAACCCCGTGCTACTCGGGGAAGCCGGTGTCGGTAAGACCGCCATCATCGAAGGCTTCGCTCAACGCGTGATCAGCGGCGAAGTTCCTGAAATCTTGGCCGAAAAACGCATCGTCGTCTTGGACCTCGCGATGATGGTCGCCGGTACCAAATACCGCGGTCAATTCGAAGAACGCATCAAAGCGGTCATGACCGAAGTCCGTCGGGTCAAGAACACGATCCTATTCATCGACGAGCTCCACACCTTGGTGGGTGCCGGTGGTGCCGAAGGCGCAATCGACGCTGCCAACGTGCTCAAGCCAGCACTCGCACGGGGCGAAATCCAGTGCATCGGTGCGACCACGCTCGACGAGTACCGCAAGTACATCGAAAAGGACAACGCACTCGCTCGTCGTTTCCAAGAAATCATGGTCGAACCGACCGGAAAGAAGGAAACGATCGAGATCCTCAAGGGTCTTCGCGAACGCTACGAAGAACACCACCGCGTCCAGTTCACCGACGACGCGATCGTCGCCGCAGTGGAAATGAGCGAACGCTACATCACCGCCCGCTGCCTACCCGATAAGGCCATCGACGTGATCGATGAAGCCGGTGCTCGTGTGCGTCTTCGCACCATGACCCGTCCACCAGATTTGAAGGAAATCGACGAAGAAGTCGAAACCCTCAATAAGGAAAAAGAAGACGCGGTCGCGAACCAAGACTTCGAAAAAGCCGCCAACCTCCGTGATCAGGCCGAAAAACTTCGCAAGAAGAAAGACCAGATCACCCAGGAATGGCGTGAAAAGTCACAACAAACTGACGGTGTCGTCGATGAGGAAATCATCGCCGAAGTCGTTAGCAAGATGACGGGCATTCCGTTGACACGGCTTTCGACCGAAGACAGCTTGCGTCTGCTGCAAATGGAAGAGGAACTGCACAAGCGGGTCGTCAGCCAAGAGCAAGCGGTCACCGCAATCGCCAAGGCCGTTCGCCGCAGTCGCAGTGGATTGAAAGATCCTAAGCGGCCAACCGGCTCGTTCATCTTCGCCGGTCCCACCGGTGTTGGTAAAACGTTGCTTGCCAAGTCGCTTGCCGAATACATGTTCGGCGACGCCGATGCCCTCGTGCACATTGACATGTCCGAGTACATGGAAAAGCACAACGTTAGCCGTCTGATCGGGGCACCTCCCGGATTCGTCGGCTACGAAGAAGGCGGCCAGCTGACCGAAAAGATTCGCCGACGTCCGTACGCAGTGGTTCTGTTCGACGAAATCGAAAAGGCTCACCCCGACGTTTTCAACATGCTCTTGCAAGTCATGGAAGAAGGCCGTTTGACCGACTCGTTCGGCCGTAACGTCGACTTCCGGAACACGATCTTGATCATGACGACCAACGCTGGTGCCGAAGCGATCAAGAACGAAGCCGCATTCGGATTCGCTAAGCCTGACGGCGACGCCAGTTACGAATCGATGAAAGCTCGCGTGATGGATCAAATCGAACGCGTCTTCCGTCCTGAGTTCTTGAACCGTCTCGATGACACGATCATCTTCCGTCACCTGACGACCAAGGACCTCAAGGGTGTTATCGACTTCGAACTGCAAAAGGTACGCGAGCGATTACTCGAACGTGGCCTCGCACTCGAACTGTCCGAAGACGCCAAAGAGTTCTTGATCAAGCAAGGCAGCAACCTGGACTACGGGGCTCGTCCTCTGCGTCGTGCACTGGAACAACGCATCGAAGACCCACTCGGCGAAGAATTGCTGCGTGGCACCTTCGTCGGCAAGGACACGATCGTCATCGATGTCCACCGCAACGATTCCGGCAAGGTCACTCGCCTGAACTTCGAAGGCGAAACCCGCGGACTTCCTGAACCTAAGGAAGAAGAAGCGGTGTCCGCCAGCTCATCATCAAGCGACGAAAAAGAAGAACCCAAGTCCTAACCAGACTCGGTAAGTCGCCACGATCAACCACAAACGGCTCGTTCAGTCATAACTGAACGAGCCGTTTTTCGTTATCAACTCGCAACTCGCAACTCGCATCTCGCATCTCGCATCTCGCATCTCTCATCTCTCATCTCTCATCTCTCATCTCGCTTCTCGCTTCTCGCTTCTCGCTTCTCGCTTCTCGCTTCTCGCAAATACACATCAAGCCGACTTCGCGGCCGCGTAGCCCGAACGTCCCTCCTTGACCCCACGCGACAAGACATTGGCCAGTGCCCGCTTGGGCTTATCGCCAACTAGCCTGCCTGTCGCCCCCATTCGCTCGCGGAGTCGACATCCAATACTAGAACGCAGGAACTCGTAGAACTCAGCCTCCACCACCACGCTTCTCTGTCTTGTGTCCAAACGGCTTATTTCCTCGCGCCAGTTTTCAAGTGGCGGGATCGACAACGTCCAAAACCCTGGACGAGACTCCGTCGCTCGAATCCCGGTCAGAAACAATCGTCGTGATGCTGTCTTGATCTCAACCGTCACCCGCACTGCTTCCTCTCCATCAAATTGCTTTACATGCACCTTGGGCGGCTGAGCAAAACCTGACAAACGAGCTTCCACAGCATCACTGCCGGGACGCCGGCGTCCTTCTCGCCCCGGACCACGCTGGCCTGCCGCATACTGCTCCGCTGAAACGTTGCCTTGCGCCCCAGGCAAACGATCGATCGGACTTGGCATCTGCGATGGATCAGTGGGCTTGGCTACGTGAACGTAAATCGTTGTCGTCTCTAACCGCACGTGCCCCAGCACTTTCTGGATACGTCGAATATCACAGCCATCTTCGAAGCTATGCGTCGCGAATGAATGACGCAAACTGTGTGGCGTCGCGTCCTTCGTGATGCCCGCAATCGCAACAGCCTTTTTCATCGCCCTTTGAGCCGTTCGGGCCGACAGATATCTCACGGAATGAGACTTAGCCCGAACCACAGCGTCGCTCGGGAACAAATAGGCATCACGATTAA from Neorhodopirellula lusitana harbors:
- a CDS encoding ATP-dependent Clp protease ATP-binding subunit: MYERFTDRARKVMQLANQEAQRFNHEYIGTEHILLGLVKEGSGVAANVLKNLDVDLRKIRLEVEKLVQSGPEMVTVGKLPQTPRAKKVIEYSMEEARNLNHSYVGTEHILLGLLREQEGVAAQVLMNLGLKLEDVREEVLNLLGHGLEGAEVGERGGRSGDGESSSGGSSGSGKSGKSKTPALDSFGRDLTELAKKGELDPVIGREREIERAIQILCRRTKNNPVLLGEAGVGKTAIIEGFAQRVISGEVPEILAEKRIVVLDLAMMVAGTKYRGQFEERIKAVMTEVRRVKNTILFIDELHTLVGAGGAEGAIDAANVLKPALARGEIQCIGATTLDEYRKYIEKDNALARRFQEIMVEPTGKKETIEILKGLRERYEEHHRVQFTDDAIVAAVEMSERYITARCLPDKAIDVIDEAGARVRLRTMTRPPDLKEIDEEVETLNKEKEDAVANQDFEKAANLRDQAEKLRKKKDQITQEWREKSQQTDGVVDEEIIAEVVSKMTGIPLTRLSTEDSLRLLQMEEELHKRVVSQEQAVTAIAKAVRRSRSGLKDPKRPTGSFIFAGPTGVGKTLLAKSLAEYMFGDADALVHIDMSEYMEKHNVSRLIGAPPGFVGYEEGGQLTEKIRRRPYAVVLFDEIEKAHPDVFNMLLQVMEEGRLTDSFGRNVDFRNTILIMTTNAGAEAIKNEAAFGFAKPDGDASYESMKARVMDQIERVFRPEFLNRLDDTIIFRHLTTKDLKGVIDFELQKVRERLLERGLALELSEDAKEFLIKQGSNLDYGARPLRRALEQRIEDPLGEELLRGTFVGKDTIVIDVHRNDSGKVTRLNFEGETRGLPEPKEEEAVSASSSSSDEKEEPKS